The DNA region taatattttaatattttaatattttaatattttaatattttaatattttaatattttaatattttaatattttaatattttaatattttaatattttaatattttaatattttaatattttaatattttaatattttaatattttaatattttaatattttaacattttaatattttaatattttaatattttaatattttaatgttttaatatttttatatttttatattttaatattttaatattttaatattttaatattttaatattttaatattttaatattttaatattttaatattttaatattttaatattttaatattttaatattttaatattttaatattttaatattttaatattttaatattttaatattttaatattttaatattttaatattttaatattttggtattttaatatttttatatttttatattttattatttaatattttattattttaatattttaatattgtaatattgtaatattttaatatttaaatatttaaatatttaaatatttaaatatttaaatattttaatatttgaatatttgaatatttgaatatttgcatatttgaatattttaatatttgaatattttaatattttaatattttaatattttaatattttaatattttaatattttaatattttaattttttaatattttaatattttaactctCTCTCCctatctctctcttctctccccctatctctctctctctcttctcccccctatctctctctcttccccctctctcttttctctctccctctctctctcctgCTTTCTTCCTCTTCAtctcccactttctctctccctctcccactttctctctcttctctctctctctctctctctctctctcttacaCCTTCTCTCTACCTTtcccactttctctctccctctccccTGTCTCTCCCTTTCCCACTTTCTTTCTCCCTCTCTCCCCTCTCTATCCCACTTCTCTCTTCACTCTCTCTTCTCTCCCTCTACCCTCAATCTCCCACTCTCAGTCTCTCATACACACACgagcacgcacacacacacacgcacaggcGAACACCCGCAACGCCCAACCAAATCACAAAAACTCCAACTGGATACAATTTTTCATTCGCCTCCAGCATCTTTCCCGCTGGGTCGCACACTTCTGCAAACATCCGTCCTCCAGAGCACGAGAGGGAAGAGGCGGCCTTTTTAATCGCGCCGGGAGTTTGCCGGGAGTTGAAAgttccgtcctcctcctcctcttcctcaaGCACACGAGCCACACTTACTATAATTTAGAATCTCCGGGTTCCGTTTACCTTGGCACGCAAAATCAACTCCCGGCCAAGGGGGAAGAAACTAATAAAAACTTTACTTATTAtattaataagtatactaaaaCCCCTTTAGTAGAATAATACTTTCCCACCAAACTCAAATTACCTTGTTGGGTTTTCCACCTTTTACCCTAAGCGTGTAGCTGTCAAATTGTTTTCGAGTCCGTCATGTTTGTCAATTTCAGCGGCGTGAGAAGAAAATGTATAGATTTATTCTGCAAAAAGTGTGAGTTGCCGGTCGGAATTTAATCTCGGATGTTAAAAAGTGGCGTCCGCCGGGACCAGGAGTTGTTGTTATAAGCCCGTCAGCGCTACAGACTGTTCAGGGGAAACCTAGACAAACTGTAGTCGGCGCGCGAAGGATTTTTTGTCGTTAAAGTTGGTGGAGGAGGTGGCAGCAGTTTCCCTTGGTATACCGCGCGGGGAGCCTTCTGCTCGAGAATTTGGTTAACGAATGGCCGTCGGCGATGGCCAAAAGTGGGACCAACAAAGGCTGATTTTTTGGAAACCAAATCGTTCCAGAGGTGACGGAAGTCGACTTCGGTCTTCCACGTGGTGGAAGTTTGCTCCTCCCGAAAAAAGGACTTGCCGCGGTCGTCAGTATTTAtgctttcaattttgaaaatcgtgaacgctttttaaattcaatgtttttatttcagaTCTGTCGAAAATCTGGCAAACGTGCTTCTGCCAAAAGCGTATTTGGCCGTGTATCTGGCTCGAATTCTCTGAATCAACCTAGTACGATGTCGAACGCGAGCGAATCGGTAAGATGAATATTTTCGATGGAGTAGTTCttttgatatatatatatatatatttttttattattttacagGAGCAACTTCAACGTTACTTCTGGAGTCGCGTCACGGAGGAACTGGGGGAAGTTCAACGCCCGCTCAGAAACCTTTTGAATCAACAAGGTATTTCAGCCAGCATACTGGTGAACCAGCTGAATGATGAAGGGGTTGTTAAATTTCTCGAAGCAGCAATCGAGTCCCAGCGAGAGCAAATCAACCAGTATGCAGATGAACGGGGACTGCCCCTGGCGGATTTTTTCCCCGGTGGGTCGAGAAAGTTCACTTTCTCGCTCCTTGATAAAATTATGCTTGGCGAGTTGGCCCAGCTCGTTAAGGTCAAGGGCATCAAACAGTTCCTTCCGCCGCCAGGAGGCCTGAGGCAGGATCATCGAGTGAGTCAACCAGGACCTTGTGACTACAATAAGGAAGTCGATAATCTCAGAACGAGACTTCAAGGGCGTTATGTCTTGCAGTAGGTTTTTAACTATTAATTTTTTCAACAAGTTGCTtgaatatatatatttatagcGCTGCTGATTTTGCCACAACGCGGATTCGGGTTGAGAGGGAAGCTGGAGCCATTCTTGTAGGGTATGTTGATTGTTTCATTTGTACCCCGAAGACACAGCGCTCCTACAAGACCAAGCGTGTTGGTGACGATTCCTGGCAGCTGACCAACTTGACAAAACATTTCGatgttcattttggtcagtcGGGTCAGTCAAGGAAAAAGCGAGTCCTCCCAGCTTCCCTACACGAGGATCCTCTAGCAGACGATGGTGACTCAAGCTTCGACGAACCGCGGGAAAAGCGAGCTGCGATAAATCTCTCCTCTTCCTCCATCGAATCGTTGGTCGAACCTGACCCTGCCCCAGCACGTTCAACCAGGACGATCCTCGACATAGAGCCTGTGCTGGAACTGCACAATGCCGAAAGAGGTTCAGAGCCGGCGTATGAGGCCTTGGATGCCGACACAGACAGTTACGGAGACGCTATTCGACCGACCTCAGCCGATCATGATCTTGTTGATGACCAGGACAACACAACAAATACAAACGATTCGATATGTGAGTCAACTTTACTAATATAAATTAAAGGTTTCACTTATATGTACTAAAataatttacgaaagtaaatgtcggtcccggtttAACCCAGAGCTTAAGTCGTTAGATCTgtgcaggtgtaggagtcgtctacctgtggaaaaaaaatcaacttcggtAGTGTCGCTCGTCGCCAGtaggactcacaatccaaaaggTCGtccgttcgaatcccggggaggATGAGAgattaggtgtaaaaagagatttGAATTGCTTCACCGTTTTAAGCGTTCAGATCGAGGTTCAGATACCTACTTTCGAGTAGTAATCTTGCAATAGAGAACGCCAAGACCATGCTGTATGTAtagcgtattttttttaacgagaAACAAATTGGTTGTCCGACTTGATTTTtgtggctgctgcacaacacccacaaggagtcgtacaaacagttgcgaagacagcaaacccatctcttgcgggataagaagcgccgcttggaagagttggagtgccaggacatggaacagctgtatcgctcgaacgaaacgcgtaagttctacaagaaacttagtcaatcccggactggcttcatgccgcgagccgaaatgtgccgggataaggacggaggcatcttgacggacgagcgcgaggtgatcgaaagatggaagcagcacttcgacgagcacggaggcggagtaccagggcgacgggagaaacgacgtcagcggtgGGGCGGATGGCGgagacgagccagcacccacgatgagggaagttaaggatgccatcaagaagctgaagaacaacaaagcagcgggaaaggatggtatcggtgcagaactcatcaagatgggcccggacaagctggcggcctgtctacaccggctgggacacagaacagctaccggaggagtggaaagagggagtaatatgcccgatttacaagaagggggacaagttggaatgtgagaactatcgagccatcactattctcaacgcggcctataaagtgctgtctcagattatcttctgtcgtctgtcggagcgagcaaaggatttcgttgggactaccaagccggttttgtggaggggaaatcgacgacggaccaaatctttttgatacgccaaatcctccaaaagtgtcgcgagtTCCAGATCCCgccgcaccacctgttcatcgatttcaaagccgcgtacgactcggtcgatcgcgaagagctatggaagattatgtacgagaacggctttcctgggaagctgatcagactggtgaaatcgacgatggacggggcgcggtgcagcgtgaagatttcgggtgctatgtccgacccgatcgaatcgcgcaagggacagcgacaaggcgacggtatctccggcctttgtttcaacattgggcttgaaggcgTAAtaaggcgggcgggcttcaatatgcggggcacgatcatcaaccggtccagccagttcatctgctttgccgacgacatggacattgtcggcagaacgttcgaggaggtggctaaaaggtacaccgaattgaagcgggaagcggataaggttggattgaaggtgaatgtggcgaagacgaaatatctgctggcaggaggaaccgagtcccttagggctcgcataggaccgagcgtgacgatcgacgaggacgagttcgaggtcgtgggggattttgtgtacctcggatcgttggtgatgtcggacaacaactgcagcaggaAATTCAGGAAAGGAAGGCGCATCAAAAGCAGGAAATttggaggcgcatcatcaccggtagtcgtgcctactatcgACTCTAtaagaccctacggtctgggcatctttcccggcgtacaaagtgtaccatgtacgaaacgctgataagaccggtcgttctctacgggcacgatACGTGGACAATGCTCGAGAAGGACCtacaagcgcttgaagttttcgaacggcgagtgcttaggacgatcttcggcagcgtgcgtgagaacactgtatggaggagaaggatgaaccacgagctggtgcaactctacggcaagccaagtattcggaaggtcgccaaggctggccgaatcaggtgggccggacacgtcgcgagaatgccggacgcgctggatgcgcgccaaccgaaccagacaaTCAATCCGGTGGTGGTGTGGTGgtggtgaagttggtgttcaattcggagccggttggaacgcggcaGAGGGGAgcgcaacgtgcaaggtggttgaaccaagtagaggaagatctggaaagtgtgggagttccgcaacggaattggagagtagcagcccaggaccgagtccagtggcagcgcatctgaagacagctcatgacccggaggttgtacgagcagtaaaagtaaagtaaatgcTTAGAGATCTCCAAATGAAGTCACAAATCGGCCATCGCCTCTTCGATGGATGACTTCTAGGACATAACCGACATCAGTTTACGTCTGAAAGCCGGAGACAGCGGTTGTTTTTTCTGCTGTTTTCGTGGCGCGGCACCTCCGCGTCGTCGTCCGAGGACTTCCGTTGGCTTCACCTGAATTCGTCAAGAAGAACCTCAAGGAATCGCAAAACCTGGATGCTGTGGAGGTGCACGCCATTAAGAGAAAGGTAGAGTTCGCCTCGTCAGAGGAAACCCCGTACATTGTTACGTTCCCCAAGGGGTACACCAGCCTCAAGCAGCTGAATGAAATCAAGCGCTTGAGAAGATttcacatccggtgggaggcctaccggaacaagcgaccgaacgtgacccagtgcaggaactgcttgcagctgggtcatggagccacggagaaggaagccggggaggtactctacagttcggctgagctgtgggggattttctccgagtacatcggcaggttcaagacctgcaagacccgcttggaccaagtaaccctggtcagttacatgatctccaagtatggaatttaaggagtttttttttttgttattatatattatttactgatcctcggtcccaacctggtcacagcacaaGATCGTCacaagatcgttcgttggattaaaagttcgcgttggtgaatattcgtagaaaatgAACTTTAACTTTCCCGTACTTGTCCAAAAACCGGAAGTTAATCTTCTTCAACGCAATCTCGTTGTTCACGCAACGCTTCGGCAGCGCCATCTCCTCGATGGTCTCACGCGAATTGACCTTCAACCACCAATCCCGGGCCACGACCACCCAATACAATCGGTGCGAATCCACATTCCTACCTCTcatcctacaaaaacaaacaaaatcaatcacaaacccCACAAAACACCCAAGCTTCCCTCCTACGCATTCCGGCCGTGGAACAGCTGCAGTTTCTGCAGGAAGCTGGCCTTGTCCGTTTCGAGCACTCGACCTCGTCCCGCTCCTGCACCACCCTCCTTCGAAggcgttccgctgctgctgtttggctcacgaaggtttccgcgtccaagtcctggctgctgccgcggttggctttgctttgcgtcctagactcaccagcaccaccggacccaccaaagtgtttgtttacatttgcgacTTAGGCGTACACGGTTATCCGAGAACAtcgaaatgaaagaaattttacagtcgaattaaaagtaaaaacttttaaatcagtgagcaatgagattttcaaaaactgtagcagtaaaagttttcattttcaaaacaagaaaaaaacttttaatgtagcaattgggtactaaaggcctatgtcaatttttatgtacaacgataaaaaacacgattaaaaacccaATTGCCATTTAACATTCGACCAATCTGCCGATCGTTTTTCTGCCGATTGACCCAGCCCCCTTTTTGTTTGgattaaacatgtttttatttcttttcagctggattttttaaattattgcaagACGCACCGATTCTCAAGGTTATGGTTAATATGCACGTACGTAACAAATATACGAAACCAAACGGCAGACGATTCACCGAGCTGGAGAAGGACATTTGCGCTTACCAGTACCTCAACTCCGGAAAAGGACACTACACTTTTTGGGGTCGAAACATGATCAATATTTCTTCGAAGACATTACAAACCCATATTAAAGAGAATACACTGGATATTACCGAGGGCATCATAAACGTAGCTGGCCTTAAAGAGTACCTGATAAAGAACAACTTTCCGTTGGTAGTGATGTTATGCGAAGACGGCACCCGCATCACGCCTGCGGTCCAGTATGATTACCGAACAGACGGTTTGCGTGGACTGGTTGCACCTCTCGACGATATTACTGGACTGCCAGAACAAGGAACATTTGTTGCGAGTTCGCCTACCAAAATGACCGATGATATTAAAACGCACCGAGTGGCTAACTATGGTTACGTACAGGTAGCCGTACCTCTGTGCAAAGGAGCAGCTCCTTTTGTACTATTCCACATGTGTACCGATAACCGATTCACTACCGACGATGTTCTCAACCGGTGGAAGTATGAAGAGACCCTTCTGGCCATGGAGAAGATTCAGGTTGTAGCCAACGCAGCGGATGGTGATAACCGAGTGGTGAAAGGACAGAAAATAAGGGCTGGATTTAACAAGGAAAGATCATCGAAATGGGGGGAATGGTTTATTGTAAACGACGATCCTGTTGACCCTCTAAACTTCCAGGACGATACCCATACCTTGAACAAGATGAAAAATCGACTAGCTCACACTGAAAAGCAGTTGGATTTGCAGATTGGTAATTTAGAAATTAGTAATATAGTTATATGTAATATAAATACATTTGAACATATTTTAGGTGATTTCATAATAACAACCGAACACCTGAAGGTTCTCGTTGAAAAAGTCGGAAAGGACAAACATACGCTAACCATGGCAGATATAGTGACGAAGGATCGCATGAAATTTGGACCCACGTTGAAATTCATTAGAGATGAAACGATCCAATGCTTGGAAGATCATGTCCCGGGAAGTGACGGTACTGTGTTGTACCTAAAAACCATGAGGCGATTGTATCGATCCTTGATGGTTGAGGATCTCACCCCTCTCGAGAGAGTGTTTGAAATATGgttagaaaacatttttttttttttcatagttttaaACAAATCTATTTTGTAGGGTGGCTAACTTCACAATACGTGGATGGAAAAACTGGTGCCTGGATGAAAACAAGAAGGCCAAGCAGTGCAAGCAGAAGGGTCTGGCGATGAAACGTTTTATTACGTCGAACACCAATATAGGTATTGAGTTAAACGCTCACTCTTTGATACTGTTCATTGAGTACTGCAAGAAGCAAAACGATCCAGACCTGTTCCTAGTCACGTTACTCTCCAGCCAGCATTGCGAAGATTTATTTCGATCGCTGAGATCATCGTCGACCACCAACCAAACGGTCGTAAATTTCACCGCAAAGGAGCTCACAAGCAAACTAAAATCCACGCAGTTCAAATGTGACGTTATGTATCGCCATAAAGGAGACTTTGATTTTCCGGCAATCGAAAACATGAAGAACCGGAAAACTCCAGATTCTCTTCCCACTGTCCAACAGATTCAGTCAGCTGTTGAAAATGCGCAGGAGGTGGCTCGTGCAGAGCTGGCCAAGGTTGGCATTGAAAATGCAAATCTGAAACCTGCTATGTTTAGAACACGCCAAACCCTCGATACGATAGTACAAGATCAAGCAGAAGATATTGAGAACGACGAAGATGAATGTGAAGAAGAAGATGAAGTAGCAGAAGAAGAAGGAACAACACAAGAAGAAGGAACATCTGACGAAATTTGTATCAACAACCTTACACTGAATGTAACAGAAGATAATCTTTCTGAATTAAACTTTGATCAGATTCACGACGATCCAGAACACGGCCTGTTGGAGCCTGAGTTCGTTGAAGTCGAAGACAAGTACAACTTGGGGCCCGAGGGCAACATCACCGAAGAAGTGTATGAGTTGGACGAGTTATTTCCTGATTGCGATGGTACATTAAACCTTAAAAGTAGTACTTCTGGATCGCGGCATACTTTCCACGTCAGGGATCGTAgtggaaatataaaaattattaaaaaacagaCACTCCTCTGGATGATGACGGACGGTCGCTACCGCCTTTCCACTGACCGGCTAAGACGATTCCAACAAAAGGAATTTGACCAAGTTATGTTGTAAAGTCTCGATTCATTAAATGTGCATTGATTGTAATAAATATACAGTGAACTTCTTGGAATActggattatttttatttgtttgaaattgtcaCATTCAGCATAAGCAAGTATCCGTTCCTAAACCACTGCTTCAACCCTGCCCACAATCTTAAACTTCCCACTAAGTCCCAGACTTCCACTTATTCATTCAATCTCCAGTGAACTGTTGGAATTGGCCTTTAAAGGATAGAAGACTAGCTTGGAAAGCATGCATACCGTCATTtgagcgaattgggacagctgttttagccttgttactgcacaatatttaattttttttaaattggattcaaatagagcgcaacaaaaatagtttttttttacaaatttaaagcttttaaGGCCTACTGTCCCTTTTCAGACTATAGTTCCGATTCGCCCTAGTCAACGCCATCGATTAAATACATTCACGATAAGCAACTTTCTAAGCATTTAGCCGTCGATTTAGCATCTTTAATTTTCGTTCTGGAAACCTCTAACAAACGATTACAACAACAGCCAGCTgatgaaaataaataacaacAACTTCTCGTGCTGTCAAAACCAAGATGCTTTACTAGCGGTGGGAATTCGTGACTGAAAATTCGTTATTATATTAATAAGTATATTAAAAATTCGTTATTCTACTTAAatggttttaatatttttagagtTTCTTCCCCCTTGCTCCCGGCCGGTTTCCTGTACAAAACTTACCTTGCCACTTGCCACAATTCCGAAATTAACAGCAGCACCACGGAACACGAACTCACAACCgcgaaattattttgacattgacaTTTCCAAACGcgaaacacaatttttgaactaaaaaattactaaaatttaggaattttaaggaagtacttcagtgttctaaaaaaatactaaattttaggaagaaaaaaatactaatttttaggtataatttgacaagctagaacataagttcaaaaaatactaaaaattaggaatttatacctaatgtccgttttgcgtgtacCGAATCACGAATCGCAGGCTATGCTTTTGTTTACAATTCTGATTTGACATTTCATCACCAGCTTCGCTGACCTCGCCACCCCTGTGTGAATGTATGTTCGCAGGTAGGGCCGATGCGAGTCTGACAGTCGAAAAACAATTCTCACT from Culex quinquefasciatus strain JHB chromosome 3, VPISU_Cqui_1.0_pri_paternal, whole genome shotgun sequence includes:
- the LOC119769244 gene encoding uncharacterized protein LOC119769244, whose protein sequence is MSNASESEQLQRYFWSRVTEELGEVQRPLRNLLNQQAIESQREQINQYADERGLPLADFFPGGSRKFTFSLLDKIMLGELAQLVKVKGIKQFLPPPGGLRQDHRVSQPGPCDYNKEVDNLRTRLQGRYVLHAADFATTRIRVEREAGAILVGYVDCFICTPKTQRSYKTKRVGDDSWQLTNLTKHFDVHFGQSGQSRKKRVLPASLHEDPLADDGDSSFDEPREKRAAINLSSSSIESLVEPDPAPARSTRTILDIEPVLELHNAERGSEPAYEALDADTDSYGDAIRPTSADHDLVDDQDNTTNTNDSISGFFKLLQDAPILKVMVNMHVRNKYTKPNGRRFTELEKDICAYQYLNSGKGHYTFWGRNMINISSKTLQTHIKENTLDITEGIINVAGLKEYLIKNNFPLVVMLCEDGTRITPAVQYDYRTDGLRGLVAPLDDITGLPEQGTFVASSPTKMTDDIKTHRVANYGYVQVAVPLCKGAAPFVLFHMCTDNRFTTDDVLNRWKYEETLLAMEKIQVVANAADGDNRVIQSAVENAQEVARAELAKYKIKQKILRTTKMNVKKKMK